The segment TCCACGGCCCGGCCTCGCAAATCTGAAAGCGGTGTTCAGGCACGCTGGCGGCCAGAATCCCCGCCTTGATGGCAGCGATGTCACTCCCCATCGAATGCGCTACAGCCGCAGCAGCGATCATGTTCTCCGCGAAATAGGTGCCCATGAACGGGGCCTCGAATTCCAACACATCATCTCGGAGAGTCAGGCGGAACCGACCACTCCCATTCTCCAGTGGGCCGAGGTACTCACCCTTGTAGGGAGTCTCTGCGCCAGCGGCGGAGAACCCGATCACGTCCGGTTTGATTTCCTTGGCGCAGTCCCAAAGCAGCGGGTAGTCCATGCACACAAAGGCCGCGCCGCCATCGGACAGATAGCGCAACAGGTCGGTCTTGGCCTTGGCCACACCTTCCAGACTGCCCAGCCCTTCCAGATGTGCGGGGCCTATATTGTTGATCACCACCACGTCGGGCCGAACCATGGCCCCAAGCTCATCCATGTCATGAGCCTGGCTGATGCCAAGCTCCAACACCCAGAAGGCCTCGGCGCCGGTCAGCCCCATCATGCACTGAGGCACACCGAGCTGATTATTGAAATTCTTGTAATTCTTACCCGTCTCGCCCACGGCTTCGAGCATCCCGGCCAGCATTTCCTTGACCGTTGTCTTGCCCGCCGAGCCGGTCACTCCCACCACAGTGGATTGCGCGGCCATGCGCCATGCTGCACCTAAGGCGCCCAAGGCCTGCAACACGTCTCGCACCATC is part of the Desulfovibrio ferrophilus genome and harbors:
- a CDS encoding UDP-N-acetylmuramoyl-tripeptide--D-alanyl-D-alanine ligase — translated: MLNLTVTQAAIAMGALGDVENGQDIQLSGVCTDSRVLRPGEIFFCLSGENFDGHEFAGRAMDGGAAAVVVSRPLPELAGRAPVLMVRDVLQALGALGAAWRMAAQSTVVGVTGSAGKTTVKEMLAGMLEAVGETGKNYKNFNNQLGVPQCMMGLTGAEAFWVLELGISQAHDMDELGAMVRPDVVVINNIGPAHLEGLGSLEGVAKAKTDLLRYLSDGGAAFVCMDYPLLWDCAKEIKPDVIGFSAAGAETPYKGEYLGPLENGSGRFRLTLRDDVLEFEAPFMGTYFAENMIAAAAVAHSMGSDIAAIKAGILAASVPEHRFQICEAGPWTVIDDAYNANPLSMRRSMDNATELAGQRPLVLVLGEMKELGDGAADLHRELGLAAAKTGARALLWFGGHADAVRQGLGNGDWPGIFMQTDEPRNLKSNLAELDLDGGVVLVKGSRSCKMERYVRELAGNQGDCGK